The Rhodopirellula halodulae genome includes the window TTCGCGGATCCGTCGCTGGTTGCTCGCATTGCTGTCACGAATCGCTCTGCGACAACCGCGAATAAAGATTGGGTTGGCGATCGGCGAATCGGTCGATGACGTGTTTCCCCACGGTCCTCTCGATCCGTTTGTTGCGAGCGGCTTCGAGTTGAATGTCGGCGGTCAGAATGATCGGCGAATCATCGGGAGCTCGAGCCAGTTCGACACCATCGGGGCCACAGATGGAGCTAAGTCCGCAGTAGTCAAAATTTCGCTCGTTTCCGATCCGGTTGGCCGCGACGAAAAACAGATGGTTTTCCATGCTGCGAGCGGGAGGAACAATCTCTGCGGTTCGAAACGCTGCGACGGGCCAATTGGTTCCCAACGCGATGACATCCGCACCCGCCAACCCGAGCGCACGCATCGGTTCAGGAAAAGAACTGTCGTAGCAAATCCCCAATCCGACGCGGCAACCGGTGGTGATTTCGAAGACTTGATCACACGCTTCACCGCGATCCACAAACCGATCCACACCCAAGTGCGGCAAGTGGACTTTGTTGTATCGGCCGATGATTTGGGGGCCGGTTGGAGCCACGCCGTCGATTAGCAACGCGGAATTGTGGAGCTCATCTGCCCCGTCGTCTCGCGTAGTGCGTAACAGGGTGCCAAACGTGATGGCTAGCTTCTTCTCGCCGCATCTTTGCACCAATTGATCGATTTCGGGCGAGTCGATGGTTGGTGCCACAGCCAGGGCTTCCTCGCGGCTATCGTATCCGTAGCCGGTCAGCACGCATTCGGGAAAGACGGCGAGTTCCACGCCCTGTTCGCTGACTTGATCGATCAAATCACTGACGGATTCGACATTCCTGCGAACCTCGGCAAAATGGACACCCGTCTGGACGCAAGCAAGCAACATCGTACAAACAAGACTATTCGATGACGTGATGGAATTGGACGAACCAACGATTCGACCAGAATTGTTCCGTCAGTGGTACCCAATCATCGGGTGTCGACATCGAGTGAAGCTTGTTTGATTCGGAAGTCATTCGAATTGATCCACGATTCATTGCATCAACCAGGAAACGCGGCATGACATCAGCGACCGAATCCGCCTCGGCCAACGGGACGGCGACCTCCGAAGAATCAAAGAGTGAAAATCACCCGATCGAATCCCCTCAGCCCGCCGCCGCGAATATGCCCGACAAGTTTGACTTCGATCTTTTCGTCATCGGAACCGGACCAGGCGGTGAAGGGGCCGCGATGCAAGCCGCCAAAGGTGGGCTGAAAGTCGGTGTGGCGGAACGGTATCGCCAAATTGGCGGCGGCTGCACGCATTGGGGCACCATCCCCAGCAAAGCGTTGCGTTACGCGGTGACCAGTACCATGAAGTCACTGAAGAACCCCGTGATGCGCGAAATGGGGTTCGCGGTCA containing:
- a CDS encoding carbon-nitrogen hydrolase family protein, which codes for MLLACVQTGVHFAEVRRNVESVSDLIDQVSEQGVELAVFPECVLTGYGYDSREEALAVAPTIDSPEIDQLVQRCGEKKLAITFGTLLRTTRDDGADELHNSALLIDGVAPTGPQIIGRYNKVHLPHLGVDRFVDRGEACDQVFEITTGCRVGLGICYDSSFPEPMRALGLAGADVIALGTNWPVAAFRTAEIVPPARSMENHLFFVAANRIGNERNFDYCGLSSICGPDGVELARAPDDSPIILTADIQLEAARNKRIERTVGKHVIDRFADRQPNLYSRLSQSDS